From the genome of Seriola aureovittata isolate HTS-2021-v1 ecotype China chromosome 6, ASM2101889v1, whole genome shotgun sequence, one region includes:
- the nipa2 gene encoding magnesium transporter NIPA2 isoform X1, with amino-acid sequence MDSTHPLNDGFPVCTVTCGDGVWAGHNCTLAHHLHCLVVNVTDHFNTSSLTMGQDRGKYDFYIGLGLAISSSIFIGGSFILKKKGLLRLARKGSMRAGQGGHAYLKEWLWWAGLLSMGAGEAANFAAYAFAPATLVTPLGALSVLVSAVLSSYFLTERLNLHGKLGCMLSILGSTTMVIHAPQEEEISSLDHMARKLVDPGFFIFATLVIIVAIIFIFVVGPRHGQTNILVYITICSVIGALSVSCVKGLGIAIKEAISGKNVVRNPLAWFLLLGLVACVSTQINYLNKALDIFNTSLVTPIYYVFFTTSVLTCSAILFKEWEHMGTDDVIGTLSGFLTIIVGIFLLHAFKDISVSLATLAVSMRKEERAFPAANGMTSHSTYELLHNESTGDVEDREMGLPFDSISRRNGAMTSSLDH; translated from the exons ATGGATTCTACCCACCCATTAAATGATGGTTTTCCTGTTTGTACTGTCACCTGTGGAGACG GTGTCTGGGCTGGCCACAACTGCACTCTTGCTCATCATCTACACTGTTTGGTCGTAAATGTGACAGATCACTTCAACACATCCAGCCTTACTATGGGTCAGGACAGGGGGAAGTATGACTTTTACATCGGTCTGGGATTGGCCATCAGCTCCAGCATCTTCATCGGAGGCAGTTTTATCCTCAAGAAGAAAGGACTTCTGAGGCTGGCGAGGAAGGGGTCTATGCGGGCAG GCCAGGGTGGTCATGCATATCTAAAGGAGTGGCTATGGTGGGCTGGTTTATTATCAA TGGGGGCCGGTGAAGCAGCCAATTTCGCAGCATATGCCTTCGCTCCTGCGACTCTGGTCACCCCACTGGGAGCCCTCAGTGTGCTTGTGAG CGCGGTGCTGTCGTCGTACTTCCTGACGGAGCGGCTGAACCTGCATGGGAAGCTCGGCTGCATGCTCAGCATCCTGGGCTCCACCACAATGGTGATTCACGCACCGCAAGAGGAAGAGATCAGCAGCCTCGACCACATGGCCAGGAAGCTGGTCGACCCAG ggTTTTTCATCTTTGCCACTCTCGTCATCATCGTGGCCATCATCTTCATATTTGTTGTGGGTCCCCGTCACGGTCAGACCAACATCCTCGTGTACATCACCATCTGCTCAGTAATCGGGGCGCTGTCGGTGTCCTGTGTCAAAGGACTTGGCATCGCCATAAAGGAAGCGATCTCTGGGAAGAATGTTGTGAGGAACCCGCTGGCATGGTTCCTGCTTCTGGGTCTGgtggcctgtgtgagcacacaGATCAACTACTTGAACAAAGCTCTGGACATATTCAACACCTCCCTGGTGACTCCCATCTATTACGTGTTCTTCACCACGTCTGTGCTCACCTGCTCCGCCATCCTCTTCAAGGAGTGGGAGCACATGGGCACCGACGACGTGATCGGCACCCTCAGTGGCTTCCTCACAATCATCGTGGGCATCTTCCTGCTCCACGCCTTCAAAGACATCAGCGTGAGCTTGGCTACTCTCGCCGTGTCCATGAGGAAGGAAGAACGGGCGTTCCCTGCAGCCAATGGCATGACTTCCCACAGCACGTACGAACTGCTGCATAACGAGTCCACTGGGGACGTGGAGGACAGAGAAATGGGTTTGCCTTTCGACAGCATCTCCAGAAGGAACGGGGCAATGACTTCCTCATTGGATCATTAA
- the nipa2 gene encoding magnesium transporter NIPA2 isoform X2 gives MGQDRGKYDFYIGLGLAISSSIFIGGSFILKKKGLLRLARKGSMRAGQGGHAYLKEWLWWAGLLSMGAGEAANFAAYAFAPATLVTPLGALSVLVSAVLSSYFLTERLNLHGKLGCMLSILGSTTMVIHAPQEEEISSLDHMARKLVDPGFFIFATLVIIVAIIFIFVVGPRHGQTNILVYITICSVIGALSVSCVKGLGIAIKEAISGKNVVRNPLAWFLLLGLVACVSTQINYLNKALDIFNTSLVTPIYYVFFTTSVLTCSAILFKEWEHMGTDDVIGTLSGFLTIIVGIFLLHAFKDISVSLATLAVSMRKEERAFPAANGMTSHSTYELLHNESTGDVEDREMGLPFDSISRRNGAMTSSLDH, from the exons ATGGGTCAGGACAGGGGGAAGTATGACTTTTACATCGGTCTGGGATTGGCCATCAGCTCCAGCATCTTCATCGGAGGCAGTTTTATCCTCAAGAAGAAAGGACTTCTGAGGCTGGCGAGGAAGGGGTCTATGCGGGCAG GCCAGGGTGGTCATGCATATCTAAAGGAGTGGCTATGGTGGGCTGGTTTATTATCAA TGGGGGCCGGTGAAGCAGCCAATTTCGCAGCATATGCCTTCGCTCCTGCGACTCTGGTCACCCCACTGGGAGCCCTCAGTGTGCTTGTGAG CGCGGTGCTGTCGTCGTACTTCCTGACGGAGCGGCTGAACCTGCATGGGAAGCTCGGCTGCATGCTCAGCATCCTGGGCTCCACCACAATGGTGATTCACGCACCGCAAGAGGAAGAGATCAGCAGCCTCGACCACATGGCCAGGAAGCTGGTCGACCCAG ggTTTTTCATCTTTGCCACTCTCGTCATCATCGTGGCCATCATCTTCATATTTGTTGTGGGTCCCCGTCACGGTCAGACCAACATCCTCGTGTACATCACCATCTGCTCAGTAATCGGGGCGCTGTCGGTGTCCTGTGTCAAAGGACTTGGCATCGCCATAAAGGAAGCGATCTCTGGGAAGAATGTTGTGAGGAACCCGCTGGCATGGTTCCTGCTTCTGGGTCTGgtggcctgtgtgagcacacaGATCAACTACTTGAACAAAGCTCTGGACATATTCAACACCTCCCTGGTGACTCCCATCTATTACGTGTTCTTCACCACGTCTGTGCTCACCTGCTCCGCCATCCTCTTCAAGGAGTGGGAGCACATGGGCACCGACGACGTGATCGGCACCCTCAGTGGCTTCCTCACAATCATCGTGGGCATCTTCCTGCTCCACGCCTTCAAAGACATCAGCGTGAGCTTGGCTACTCTCGCCGTGTCCATGAGGAAGGAAGAACGGGCGTTCCCTGCAGCCAATGGCATGACTTCCCACAGCACGTACGAACTGCTGCATAACGAGTCCACTGGGGACGTGGAGGACAGAGAAATGGGTTTGCCTTTCGACAGCATCTCCAGAAGGAACGGGGCAATGACTTCCTCATTGGATCATTAA